In a single window of the Campylobacter concisus genome:
- a CDS encoding cysteine ABC transporter substrate-binding protein, which yields MRKFKFFLLALIATVFLTGCGNDKGADTAKAASNEADAIAKIKERGYVRIGVFSDKPPFGYVDKDGKNQGYDIYFAKRIAKDLLGDESKVKFELVEAAGRVEVLVADKVDITLANFTKTPERAQVVDFALPYMKVSLGIVSPEGAVIKSIDELKDKTLIVNKGTTADAFFTKNYPDIKLAKYDQNTETFAALVDKRGAALAHDNALLFAWAKETPGFVVGVEALGDVDVIAPAVKKGNKVLLDWLNNEIIELGKENFFHKDYDATLKPIYGDSVNPESLVVEGGKL from the coding sequence GTGAGAAAATTTAAATTTTTCTTATTAGCATTAATCGCTACCGTCTTTCTAACGGGTTGTGGTAATGACAAAGGTGCCGACACGGCAAAAGCTGCTTCAAACGAAGCTGATGCGATCGCAAAGATCAAAGAGCGCGGATATGTAAGAATTGGCGTTTTCAGCGACAAACCACCATTTGGCTATGTCGATAAAGACGGCAAAAACCAAGGCTATGATATTTACTTTGCAAAACGTATCGCAAAAGACCTACTAGGCGATGAGAGCAAGGTAAAATTTGAGCTAGTAGAGGCTGCTGGTAGAGTTGAAGTTTTAGTAGCTGATAAAGTGGATATCACGCTTGCAAATTTTACAAAAACACCTGAGCGTGCACAAGTTGTTGATTTTGCGCTTCCATATATGAAAGTTTCACTTGGCATCGTTAGCCCTGAGGGCGCTGTGATAAAGAGCATCGATGAGCTAAAAGACAAAACCCTAATCGTAAATAAGGGCACAACCGCAGACGCGTTTTTTACAAAAAATTATCCTGACATTAAGCTTGCAAAATACGACCAAAATACTGAAACATTTGCAGCTTTGGTTGATAAAAGAGGTGCTGCACTAGCGCATGATAACGCCCTACTTTTTGCCTGGGCGAAAGAGACTCCAGGTTTTGTTGTAGGCGTTGAAGCACTTGGTGATGTGGATGTAATAGCACCAGCTGTTAAAAAAGGCAACAAAGTTTTACTTGACTGGCTAAACAATGAGATCATTGAGCTTGGAAAAGAAAATTTCTTCCACAAAGACTATGATGCTACACTAAAACCGATCTACGGCGATAGTGTAAATCCAGAATCACTTGTCGTTGAAGGCGGCAAACTCTAA
- a CDS encoding phosphomannomutase/phosphoglucomutase — protein MKYDEIFREYDIRGIFEKDLTEDSVKAIGLALGKKFNEFGVKTLSVGFDARLSASTLFRYLLSGLNKAGGFKIYSIGLLPTPVGYFSVYADYFDANIMITGSHNPKEYNGFKITIKKDSFFGKDLQILKDKVNEIIASNLEIADDESCEKFNILEKYVEFFVKEFSELKNFKKPFIIDCANGAVGVSLVPIVKALGLNAKILYEDPDGNFPNHHPDPSEKENLKEIFSLIEKKEFDLGFGFDGDGDRIAVITPKRDIKGDELAYLYALNMKHPKVLGEVKCSQNMYDEIAKIGEVFMGKTGHSNIKKMMKELNVDLAAEVSGHIFFKERYFGFDDALYAMMRVLELVHKGFDLDGELDKMPLVFSTDEIKVKTTDEAKFKIVAKLKECVKNESCDLPKIKNIIDIDGIRIQFENGWALVRASNTTPVIVTRFEAKSKEFLEEIEQKVTNLLKSLM, from the coding sequence ATGAAATATGATGAAATTTTTAGAGAATACGACATCCGCGGCATTTTTGAGAAAGACTTGACAGAAGATAGCGTCAAGGCTATAGGGCTTGCTTTGGGTAAGAAATTTAATGAATTTGGCGTAAAAACTTTAAGCGTTGGCTTTGACGCAAGGCTAAGTGCTAGCACGCTTTTTAGGTATCTGCTAAGTGGCCTAAACAAGGCTGGTGGCTTTAAAATTTATAGCATCGGCTTACTTCCAACTCCTGTTGGCTACTTTAGCGTTTATGCTGATTATTTCGACGCAAATATCATGATCACTGGCTCTCACAACCCAAAAGAGTACAACGGCTTTAAGATCACCATTAAAAAAGATAGTTTCTTTGGCAAAGATCTGCAAATTTTAAAAGATAAAGTTAATGAAATAATCGCCTCAAATTTAGAGATCGCAGACGATGAGAGCTGTGAGAAATTTAATATCTTAGAAAAATACGTTGAGTTTTTTGTAAAAGAATTTAGTGAGCTTAAAAATTTCAAAAAGCCTTTTATCATCGACTGTGCAAATGGCGCTGTTGGCGTGAGTTTGGTGCCTATCGTCAAGGCACTTGGACTAAATGCAAAAATTTTATATGAAGATCCAGACGGAAATTTCCCAAATCACCATCCAGACCCAAGTGAAAAAGAGAATTTAAAAGAGATATTTTCTCTTATCGAAAAGAAAGAATTTGACCTTGGATTTGGCTTTGACGGAGATGGCGACAGGATCGCGGTTATAACGCCAAAAAGAGATATAAAAGGCGATGAACTAGCATATCTTTATGCTCTAAATATGAAACATCCAAAGGTGCTTGGTGAGGTTAAGTGTTCGCAAAACATGTACGATGAGATCGCAAAGATCGGCGAAGTTTTCATGGGTAAGACTGGGCATAGTAACATAAAAAAGATGATGAAAGAGCTAAATGTCGATCTTGCGGCTGAAGTTAGTGGTCATATCTTTTTTAAAGAGCGCTATTTTGGCTTTGATGATGCGCTTTATGCGATGATGAGGGTGCTTGAGCTAGTTCATAAGGGTTTTGACCTTGATGGTGAGCTTGATAAGATGCCGCTAGTCTTTAGTACCGATGAGATCAAGGTAAAAACGACTGATGAAGCCAAATTTAAGATAGTTGCTAAGTTAAAAGAGTGCGTGAAAAACGAGAGTTGCGATCTGCCAAAGATAAAAAATATCATCGACATTGATGGCATAAGAATTCAGTTTGAAAATGGCTGGGCGCTGGTGCGTGCATCAAATACAACGCCAGTTATCGTCACTAGATTTGAGGCAAAGAGCAAGGAATTTCTAGAAGAGATCGAACAAAAAGTGACAAATTTGTTAAAGAGCTTAATGTAG